A region from the Ptychodera flava strain L36383 chromosome 12, AS_Pfla_20210202, whole genome shotgun sequence genome encodes:
- the LOC139144913 gene encoding carbonic anhydrase 9-like has product MRILSFFCALAVLKTAVSVSLSKRSGDASWGYHYLTEGELGPSRWWEADERCNGHFQSPINLLAAEAKSQCLGEIELDGFGDEPPEGATMTLTNTGHYVKIKLTGNYLVTGGGLGSVYKSDQFHFHWGMKDSRGSEHYLEGSPYPAEMHIVTYDTARFSSEAEAVGKDRGLAVLGFFVELVDEDNPAFEPLLTPFENIELEGDAVQLDEPFSIESVLPEDRSKFFRYMGSLTTPPCAEGVVWTNFKNTVKMSASQLQRFRDLKDELDLNMQDNFRPIQRLNNRKLFDNTC; this is encoded by the exons ATGAGGATCCTATCGTTTTTCTGCGCCCTGGCCGTGCTGAAAACTGCCGTCTCCGTTTCTCTGTCCAAGAGATCAGGGGACGCAA GTTGGGGATACCATTACTTAACGGAAGGCGAATTAG GCCCCAGTCGATGGTGGGAAGCTGATGAAAGATGCAACGGCCACTTCCAATCGCCAATCAACTTACTCGCAGCTGAAGCCAAGAGCCAGTGCCTTGGTGAAATTGAACTCGATGGATTCGGTGATGAACCGCCAGAGGGCGCTACCATGACACTCACGAACACCGGACACTACG TCAAAATCAAGCTGACGGGAAATTATCTGGTGACCGGCGGTGGACTCGGGTCTGTGTACAAGTCCGATCAGTTCCATTTCCATTGGGGTATGAAGGACTCTCGCGGCTCGGAACATTATCTGGAAGGAAGCCCGTACCCTGCCGAG ATGCACATCGTGACCTATGACACAGCTCGATTCAGCAGTGAGGCCGAGGCTGTTGGAAAAGATCGTGGACTTGCAGTCTTGGGATTCTTTGTAGAG CTCGTCGATGAAGACAATCCAGCTTTTGAACCACTGCTGACTCCATTTGAAAACATCGAACTGGAAG GTGACGCTGTTCAATTGGATGAGCCGTTCAGCATCGAGTCAGTATTGCCAGAAGACAGATCTAAATTCTTCCGCTACATGGGATCCCTGACAACACCCCCGTGTGCAGAAGGCGTGGTATGGACCAACTTCAAGAACACCGTCAAGATGTCAGCATCCCAG CTCCAGAGATTCCGTGATTTGAAGGATGAATTAGATCTGAATATGCAAGATAATTTCCGCCCAATTCAGCGACTCAACAATCGCAAACTCTTTGATAATACATGTTGA
- the LOC139144914 gene encoding carbonic anhydrase 7-like isoform X2: MIALHSAGASWSYEGSNGPARWPSISPKCGGKRQSPINIVLAKSHPLKADDFEFDALVETPDGASLKLRNTGHGAQIDIVGGDYVMRGGGLPAKQYKLAQFHWHWGSSKDRGSEHTIDGKRFAAECHFVFHDAKYRDLSAALPKEGAVAVVGIFLVVEDDENDAYTAVTDRLSAILNPGEEYQYEEPFKLRGFWPSNIDEFVRYKGSLTTPPCLETLDWTLMLKPISISQNQIAQFRKLVDDHGKELSNNFRPTQPLNGRVVSLRDD; the protein is encoded by the exons gcCCCGCACGCTGGCCCAGCATAAGTCCTAAATGTGGCGGTAAGAGGCAGTCACCAATCAACATCGTCCTCGCGAAATCTCACCCACTGAAAGCAGACGACTTTGAGTTCGACGCCCTGGTCGAGACACCAGATGGGGCTTCTCTCAAACTTCGCAACACCGGTCACGGAG CGCAAATTGACATTGTTGGCGGTGACTACGTCATGCGTGGTGGAGGCTTGCCGGCTAAACAGTACAAACTGGCTCAGTTCCACTGGCACTGGGGGAGCTCCAAAGACCGTGGCTCAGAACATACCATTGACGGAAAACGGTTTGCCGCAGAG TGTCATTTTGTGTTCCACGACGCAAAATACCGCGATTTATCTGCAGCTTTGCCGAAAGAGGGCGCCGTGGCTGTCGTCGGGATTTTCCTTGTG GTTGAAGATGATGAAAATGACGCCTATACCGCAGTGACGGATCGCCTATCAGCCATCTTAAATCCAG GCGAGGAGTATCAATATGAGGAACCGTTTAAGCTGCGTGGTTTCTGGCCGTCCAATATCGATGAATTCGTCCGTTACAAGGGGTCTCTCACTACGCCACCCTGTTTGGAGACCCTTGATTGGACCCTCATGTTGAAGCCCATTTCCATATCACAAAACCAG ATAGCTCAATTTCGCAAGCTGGTGGATGATCATGGCAAGGAACTTTCGAACAACTTCCGTCCGACACAGCCTCTCAACGGTCGTGTCGTATCACTGCGTGACGATTAG